A section of the Chloroflexaceae bacterium genome encodes:
- the recF gene encoding DNA replication/repair protein RecF: protein MYVSQLSLRDFRNYQRLELRLDPGITLLYGPNAAGKTSLLEALYFLATTRSPRVSADRDLVRWDAMGEAGTPPFARLAAEVQRRTGRVRLEVIVQRRADEGGQLSAASSKIVRIDRRVVRALDLVGQLRVVLFTPADLTLADGPPAERRRYLDITLSQLDPHYVRTLAQYQKLLQQRNSLLRAWRERRRPPRAVDEELAYWDQELAAAGGYLLAERLRAVDDLNAIVGPLFQAISGGDVPLTIAYLPSFDPEAARDSGALAGRLDAALRAARPDELARGQTLVGPHRDDLAFTVGAVNLGRYGSRGQQRSVTLTLKLGEATLMRQRSGEAPVLLLDDVLSELDATRRAHLLEAIRQPAQQTLLSATDLSDFTPAFLAAVTRLRIEDGRVYPG from the coding sequence ATGTATGTTTCCCAGCTCAGCCTGCGTGATTTTCGCAACTATCAGCGCCTCGAGCTGCGCCTTGACCCGGGCATTACGCTGCTCTACGGCCCCAACGCCGCCGGCAAGACCAGCCTGCTCGAAGCCCTCTACTTCCTCGCCACCACCCGTTCGCCGCGCGTCAGCGCCGATCGCGACCTGGTGCGCTGGGACGCGATGGGTGAGGCGGGAACGCCCCCCTTTGCCCGCCTGGCGGCCGAGGTGCAGCGCCGGACGGGCCGGGTGCGCCTGGAGGTAATTGTCCAGCGCCGCGCCGACGAAGGCGGCCAGCTCAGCGCCGCTTCGTCCAAGATCGTGCGCATTGACCGGCGCGTGGTTCGCGCGCTCGACCTGGTAGGGCAGTTGCGGGTGGTGCTCTTTACTCCCGCCGACCTGACCCTTGCCGACGGCCCGCCCGCCGAGCGGCGCCGTTACCTGGATATCACCCTCTCGCAACTCGACCCGCACTACGTCCGCACGCTGGCCCAGTACCAGAAGCTGCTCCAGCAACGCAACAGCCTGCTGCGCGCCTGGCGCGAGCGCCGCCGCCCCCCGCGCGCCGTAGACGAAGAACTGGCCTACTGGGACCAGGAGCTTGCGGCTGCGGGCGGCTACCTGCTGGCGGAACGGTTACGGGCCGTGGACGACCTCAACGCCATCGTCGGGCCGCTGTTTCAGGCCATCAGCGGGGGCGACGTGCCGCTAACCATCGCCTACCTGCCGAGCTTTGACCCGGAGGCGGCCCGCGACAGCGGCGCCCTGGCCGGTCGCCTCGACGCGGCTCTCCGCGCGGCGCGTCCCGACGAACTGGCCCGCGGGCAGACCCTGGTCGGCCCGCACCGTGACGACCTGGCCTTCACCGTCGGCGCAGTGAACCTGGGGCGCTACGGCTCGCGAGGCCAGCAACGCAGCGTCACCCTGACGCTCAAACTTGGCGAGGCGACGCTCATGCGGCAGCGCAGCGGCGAAGCGCCGGTGCTGCTCCTTGACGATGTGCTGAGCGAACTCGACGCCACGCGCCGCGCTCACCTGCTGGAAGCTATTCGCCAGCCCGCGCAGCAGACCCTGCTCTCCGCCACCGACCTGAGCGACTTCACCCCGGCCTTCCTGGCGGCGGTCACTCGTCTGCGAATTGAAGACGGGCGGGTCTATCCGGGGTGA
- a CDS encoding nitrogenase, with amino-acid sequence MSAITIQDRAVAINPTRSCAPIGAMLANYGIHGAITINHGSQGCATYPRHQMARHFREPVEVATTSLTEKTTVYGGKGNLLAALKNIWERFHPTLIMVCSTCLSETIGDDIPGIIDEFLERHPEVTIPILSVKTPSYIGNHTTGFDNFLKEIASNLPDRRKKKGETNGKINIIPGWVNPGDIRELKHILREMGLHGLWITDYSETLDGGYYEPRPHFPRGGTTVEELRSSSKSLATIALQRYVGGEAARIYERRYGVPARVLTMPIGLANTDAFVDTLVEITDHVIPEALQVERARLLDALVDTHMFTTGLRVALYGDPDLLEGLVGLVAEMGMTPAYILTAAENMPWAEHMVELTEELGVESEIILKGDLHELHKRIKARPVDLLIGHSKGKFIADAEGIPLLRVGFPVEDRFGYHRRSIVGYNGSTALVDEITNLIFERRASSIVSNTLVERGVEGPSYVPISLPNGNGKRV; translated from the coding sequence ATGAGCGCCATAACGATACAGGACCGGGCGGTCGCCATTAATCCGACGCGCTCGTGCGCGCCGATCGGGGCGATGCTGGCCAACTACGGCATCCACGGGGCGATCACCATCAACCATGGCTCCCAGGGCTGCGCCACTTATCCCCGCCATCAGATGGCCCGCCACTTCCGTGAACCGGTCGAGGTGGCCACCACCTCACTCACCGAAAAGACCACCGTCTACGGCGGCAAGGGCAACCTGCTGGCCGCGCTCAAGAACATCTGGGAGCGCTTCCATCCCACGCTGATTATGGTCTGCTCGACCTGCCTCTCCGAGACGATCGGCGACGATATTCCGGGCATCATTGACGAGTTTCTCGAGCGGCATCCGGAAGTGACCATTCCCATCCTCTCGGTCAAGACCCCGTCGTACATTGGCAACCATACCACGGGCTTTGATAACTTCCTCAAGGAGATTGCCAGCAATCTGCCCGACCGGCGCAAGAAGAAGGGCGAGACCAACGGCAAGATCAACATTATCCCTGGCTGGGTCAACCCGGGCGACATCCGCGAACTGAAGCACATCCTGCGCGAGATGGGGCTGCACGGCCTGTGGATCACCGACTACTCCGAGACCCTCGACGGGGGCTACTACGAACCGCGCCCGCACTTCCCCCGCGGCGGCACAACGGTCGAGGAACTGCGCAGCTCCTCCAAATCCCTGGCAACGATCGCGCTGCAACGCTACGTCGGCGGCGAAGCGGCCCGCATCTACGAGCGGCGCTATGGCGTTCCGGCCCGCGTGCTGACCATGCCCATCGGCCTGGCCAACACCGACGCTTTCGTGGACACACTGGTGGAGATCACCGACCACGTTATTCCCGAAGCCTTGCAGGTGGAACGGGCCCGGCTCCTCGACGCCCTGGTGGATACGCACATGTTTACCACCGGGTTACGGGTGGCCCTCTATGGCGATCCCGATCTGCTTGAGGGCCTCGTGGGCCTGGTGGCCGAGATGGGCATGACGCCGGCCTACATTCTGACCGCCGCCGAAAATATGCCCTGGGCCGAGCACATGGTCGAACTCACCGAGGAACTGGGCGTCGAGAGCGAGATCATCCTCAAGGGCGATCTGCACGAACTGCACAAGCGGATCAAGGCCCGCCCGGTGGACCTGCTGATCGGCCACTCGAAGGGCAAGTTCATCGCCGACGCCGAGGGCATCCCGCTGCTGCGGGTCGGGTTCCCGGTAGAGGATCGCTTCGGCTACCATCGCCGCAGCATCGTCGGCTACAACGGCTCGACCGCGCTGGTTGACGAGATCACCAACCTGATCTTCGAACGGCGGGCCAGTTCGATTGTCAGCAATACGCTGGTGGAGCGGGGCGTCGAGGGGCCGAGTTACGTGCCGATCAGCCTCCCCAATGGCAACGGCAAGCGCGTTTGA
- a CDS encoding plastocyanin/azurin family copper-binding protein: protein MKPNLRMLALVLVVGMGLLLTACGGGGGGQTGGGQTGGGGAPAPVTLQIGSDGENLAFDKKELTVQAGQQVTLEFKNNSVAQQHNWVLIKGDDTVAAQIANDGLVAGLEKAYLPEDQSNIIAHTGVVEPQASASITFTAPAAGTYLYICTIPGHYPLMQGKLIVK, encoded by the coding sequence ATGAAACCGAACCTGCGAATGCTTGCGCTCGTGCTCGTCGTGGGAATGGGGCTGCTGCTGACGGCCTGCGGCGGCGGAGGGGGCGGTCAGACCGGCGGCGGTCAGACTGGCGGCGGCGGCGCACCTGCGCCGGTGACCCTCCAGATCGGCTCGGATGGCGAGAACCTGGCGTTCGACAAGAAGGAACTGACGGTTCAGGCTGGCCAGCAGGTTACCCTGGAGTTCAAGAACAACTCGGTCGCCCAGCAGCACAACTGGGTGCTGATAAAGGGCGACGACACGGTGGCGGCCCAGATCGCCAATGATGGCCTGGTCGCCGGGCTTGAAAAAGCGTATCTTCCTGAGGACCAGTCGAACATCATCGCCCATACTGGCGTGGTCGAACCGCAGGCCTCGGCGTCCATCACTTTCACCGCGCCCGCTGCGGGCACGTATCTCTACATCTGCACGATACCCGGGCATTACCCGCTGATGCAGGGCAAGCTGATTGTGAAGTGA
- the malQ gene encoding 4-alpha-glucanotransferase, with the protein MRFPRSSGILLHPTSLPGPWGIGDLGPAAYAFVDFLAAAGQSLWQILPLGPTGYGDSPYQCFSAFAGNPLLISLDALIQRGLLSYDEAASAAAERHLSLDAVHYGEVLAVKLPLLQRAFERLQAGAAPDLAEELRAFRDEQAGWLADYALFMALKDAHAGQSWNTWEAPLRDRRPEALARARQEHAAAIAFQEFLQFLFFHQWSRLKAYANQQGIAIIGDAPIFAAYDSADVWANRELFFLDASGNPTVVAGVPPDYFSATGQRWGNPLYRWREMARDGYRWWVARLRAAFAQVDILRLDHFRGFAAYWEVPAEEETAINGRWVKGPGADLFTRLQATLGSLPIIAEDLGLITPDVHALRDQFDFPGMKVLQFAFDTPENPYLPHNHVPNCVVYTGTHDNNTSVGWFQGLSEEERERVRAYLGRDGSDIAWDLIRLALMSVADLVVIPLQDVLRLGAEARMNTPGLLGQNWAWRFRAEALNDGLASGLRFLTAVYDRLPAALKPVKEEEGELEYQPVEA; encoded by the coding sequence ATGCGGTTTCCACGTTCGAGCGGCATTCTGCTGCACCCCACCTCCCTGCCCGGTCCCTGGGGGATCGGCGACCTCGGCCCGGCTGCCTATGCCTTCGTGGATTTTCTGGCCGCCGCCGGCCAGAGCCTCTGGCAGATTTTGCCCCTTGGTCCCACCGGCTACGGTGACTCGCCCTACCAGTGTTTCTCAGCTTTTGCTGGCAACCCGTTGCTGATCAGCCTCGACGCGCTCATCCAGCGCGGTCTGTTGAGCTACGATGAGGCGGCCTCTGCCGCGGCCGAGCGTCACCTCTCCCTCGACGCGGTGCACTATGGCGAGGTGCTGGCCGTCAAGCTCCCCCTGCTGCAGCGGGCCTTCGAGCGGTTGCAGGCGGGCGCGGCGCCCGATCTGGCTGAGGAGCTGCGCGCCTTCCGGGATGAGCAGGCTGGCTGGCTCGCCGATTACGCCCTGTTTATGGCTTTGAAGGACGCGCACGCCGGCCAGTCGTGGAACACCTGGGAAGCCCCGCTGCGCGACCGCCGGCCCGAGGCCCTGGCGCGCGCCCGCCAGGAGCACGCTGCGGCGATCGCCTTTCAGGAGTTTCTCCAGTTCCTCTTTTTCCATCAGTGGAGTCGCCTCAAGGCCTACGCCAACCAGCAGGGCATCGCCATCATCGGCGACGCGCCGATCTTCGCGGCCTATGACAGCGCCGATGTCTGGGCCAACCGCGAGTTGTTTTTCCTCGACGCCAGCGGCAACCCCACGGTGGTCGCCGGCGTGCCTCCCGACTACTTCAGCGCCACCGGTCAGCGCTGGGGCAATCCACTCTACCGCTGGCGCGAGATGGCCCGCGATGGCTATCGCTGGTGGGTCGCCCGCCTGCGGGCCGCCTTCGCCCAGGTTGACATTCTTCGCCTCGATCACTTCCGCGGCTTCGCCGCCTACTGGGAGGTGCCTGCCGAGGAGGAGACGGCCATTAACGGTCGCTGGGTCAAGGGCCCCGGCGCCGATCTCTTCACCCGTCTCCAGGCGACCCTGGGCAGCCTGCCCATCATTGCCGAGGACCTGGGCCTGATCACCCCCGATGTTCATGCCCTGCGCGACCAGTTCGACTTCCCCGGCATGAAGGTGCTCCAGTTCGCCTTCGATACCCCTGAAAATCCCTACCTGCCCCACAACCACGTGCCAAACTGCGTGGTCTACACCGGCACCCACGACAACAATACCAGCGTCGGCTGGTTTCAGGGCCTCTCCGAGGAGGAGCGCGAACGCGTGCGGGCCTACCTGGGCCGCGATGGCAGCGATATCGCCTGGGATCTGATCCGCCTGGCCCTGATGTCGGTGGCTGATCTGGTCGTCATTCCGCTCCAGGACGTGCTGCGCCTCGGCGCCGAGGCGCGAATGAACACCCCCGGGCTCCTAGGCCAGAACTGGGCCTGGCGCTTCCGCGCCGAGGCGCTCAACGACGGCCTTGCAAGCGGTCTCCGCTTCCTCACCGCCGTCTACGACCGTCTGCCCGCGGCGCTCAAACCGGTGAAGGAGGAGGAGGGGGAGTTGGAGTATCAGCCGGTGGAGGCGTAG
- a CDS encoding adenine phosphoribosyltransferase, whose amino-acid sequence MSITDLSSLIRNIPDFPQPGIQFKDITTLIGNGPAFQQVIGAMVERYQNAGIDAVAGVESRGFIFSAPVALQLGVGLVPIRKPGKLPAETYQIEYELEYGTNKLEIHRDALSPGMRVLLIDDLLATGGTIRAASQLVERAGGMVTELAFVIELTFLGGREKLAPYPVFSLIQF is encoded by the coding sequence ATGAGCATCACTGACCTGTCCAGCCTGATCCGTAACATCCCCGACTTTCCGCAGCCGGGTATCCAGTTCAAAGACATTACGACGTTGATCGGCAACGGTCCGGCCTTCCAGCAGGTGATCGGCGCGATGGTTGAGCGCTACCAGAATGCGGGCATTGACGCTGTGGCCGGCGTCGAGTCGCGCGGCTTCATCTTTAGCGCGCCCGTTGCGCTGCAACTCGGCGTGGGGCTGGTGCCGATCCGCAAGCCTGGCAAACTGCCCGCTGAGACGTACCAGATTGAGTACGAACTTGAATATGGCACCAACAAGCTGGAGATCCACCGTGACGCCCTAAGCCCGGGCATGCGCGTGCTGCTGATTGACGATCTGCTCGCCACCGGCGGCACCATCCGCGCCGCCAGCCAGCTTGTCGAACGCGCTGGCGGGATGGTGACCGAGCTGGCGTTCGTTATCGAACTGACCTTCCTGGGCGGGCGCGAGAAACTGGCGCCCTACCCCGTATTCTCGCTGATCCAGTTCTAA
- a CDS encoding RpiB/LacA/LacB family sugar-phosphate isomerase, protein MRIAVGSDERNYMTDALVEDLRRRGHELVLIGPLAGANEAWPEVGRAVGEAVASGEVEQGIVCCYTGTGVSIAANKVPGVRAALCHDAQTAAGARKWNDANVLALSLRTTTVDLAREILDAWFATSSPPEEQPYIDQVRALDAQRR, encoded by the coding sequence ATGCGAATCGCAGTCGGAAGTGATGAGCGCAACTACATGACCGATGCGCTGGTGGAGGACCTTCGCCGCCGCGGCCATGAGTTGGTGTTGATTGGCCCGCTTGCGGGCGCGAACGAGGCCTGGCCAGAGGTCGGGCGCGCGGTGGGTGAAGCAGTGGCCTCCGGCGAGGTCGAACAAGGGATCGTGTGTTGCTATACCGGAACAGGCGTCAGCATCGCGGCCAACAAGGTGCCCGGCGTGCGGGCGGCGCTCTGCCACGACGCGCAGACGGCGGCCGGCGCGCGCAAGTGGAACGATGCCAACGTGCTGGCCCTCAGTCTGCGAACCACGACGGTTGACCTCGCCCGCGAAATACTGGACGCCTGGTTCGCTACCAGCAGCCCGCCGGAGGAACAGCCGTATATCGATCAGGTTCGGGCCCTCGATGCGCAACGCAGGTAA
- a CDS encoding glycosyltransferase family 1 protein, which yields MRIALFTETFLPNVNGVVTTLCRLLEHLQSRGHEALLLAPEGAPTEYAGAEIVPMRGMPLPAYPELRITPPQPGITARLRRFRPDLVHLAGTIALGVAGRHAARRLGAPLVGAYHTDFPAYSAHYGLGFLRELAYSYLRWIHNSCVLTLCPSSATMADLRARGFRRLRLWGRGVDTERFHPARRCAAWRAAVGARPDERVLLYVGRLAPEKRLELLAEALPHLANARLVLVGDGPARPSLERRLSGAPVHFTGYLRGDDLATAYASADLFVFPSDTETFGQVIQEAMASGLPVVAARAGGAIDLVRPGETGALFAPGNVAELCGRVREVLETPDRARAMGAAGRAAAEQRSWSRVMDELLEHYERILARRRPRIRWV from the coding sequence GTGCGTATCGCACTCTTCACGGAGACGTTCCTGCCGAATGTGAACGGCGTCGTTACCACCCTCTGCCGTTTGCTCGAGCATCTGCAGAGTCGGGGGCACGAGGCTCTGTTGCTGGCGCCGGAGGGCGCTCCGACGGAATATGCCGGGGCCGAGATCGTGCCCATGCGCGGAATGCCGTTGCCAGCCTATCCGGAGTTGCGCATTACCCCGCCACAGCCTGGCATCACGGCGCGCCTGCGGCGCTTTCGCCCCGACCTGGTGCATCTGGCCGGAACGATAGCCCTCGGCGTGGCCGGACGCCATGCCGCGCGCCGTCTTGGTGCGCCGCTGGTCGGCGCGTACCATACTGATTTCCCGGCATACAGCGCCCATTACGGGCTAGGCTTTCTCCGTGAACTGGCCTACAGCTACCTGCGCTGGATCCACAACAGTTGTGTGCTCACCCTCTGTCCCTCTTCGGCGACCATGGCCGACCTGCGCGCCCGTGGCTTTCGCCGCCTGCGCCTGTGGGGTCGCGGCGTAGATACGGAACGCTTTCACCCGGCGCGGCGCTGCGCAGCCTGGCGCGCCGCAGTGGGCGCGCGCCCTGATGAGCGCGTGCTGCTGTATGTGGGGCGTCTGGCGCCGGAGAAGCGTCTCGAGTTGCTGGCCGAAGCCCTGCCGCACCTGGCGAACGCCCGTCTCGTGCTGGTCGGCGACGGACCGGCTCGTCCCAGCCTCGAACGCCGTCTGTCCGGCGCGCCGGTCCATTTTACCGGTTACCTCCGTGGCGATGACCTGGCAACGGCCTATGCCAGCGCCGATCTGTTTGTGTTTCCCTCCGACACCGAGACCTTCGGCCAGGTGATCCAGGAAGCGATGGCTTCGGGGTTGCCCGTGGTAGCCGCCCGCGCTGGCGGGGCGATCGATCTCGTGCGTCCGGGTGAAACCGGAGCTCTCTTTGCCCCCGGCAACGTCGCCGAGTTATGTGGCCGTGTGCGCGAAGTGCTGGAGACGCCTGACCGCGCTCGAGCAATGGGCGCTGCGGGCCGCGCTGCCGCCGAACAGCGCTCCTGGAGCCGGGTGATGGATGAACTGTTGGAGCATTACGAGCGCATCCTGGCCCGCCGCAGGCCGCGCATCCGCTGGGTCTGA
- a CDS encoding radical SAM protein — translation MNTQSPAGCAGSCIPKVDLDTHPCYSRAAHFRFGRIHVPVAPRCNIKCNYCVRKYACPNENRPGVTMRVLSPDEALDTVRAAIARDARLKVLGVAGPGDALANEATLATFERARDEFPQLIRCLSTNGLLLPDRIDAIERAGITTLTITINAVDPAIGEQIYEYVRYRGKTYRGRAAFDLLHHQQMEGLREAAWRGMVVKVNSVLIPGVNDQHMPAIARAVKDNGAYIMNIIPMLPLAKFAHLPEPTLDQVNQVRNACAPIIEQFRNCTRCRADAIGVPGEEGCGTGDRVCIPRFLARKGDAV, via the coding sequence ATGAACACGCAGTCCCCCGCAGGCTGTGCCGGCAGTTGCATACCAAAGGTGGATCTCGACACCCACCCCTGCTACAGTCGCGCGGCCCACTTCCGCTTCGGACGCATCCACGTGCCGGTGGCGCCGCGCTGCAATATCAAGTGCAACTATTGCGTCCGCAAGTACGCCTGCCCCAACGAGAATCGCCCCGGCGTCACCATGCGCGTGCTCTCGCCCGACGAGGCGCTCGACACGGTGCGCGCGGCGATCGCCCGAGACGCGCGCCTGAAGGTGCTCGGCGTGGCCGGACCTGGCGACGCCCTGGCCAACGAGGCCACCCTCGCCACCTTCGAGCGCGCCCGCGACGAGTTTCCGCAGCTCATCCGCTGCCTCTCGACCAACGGCCTGCTGCTGCCTGACCGCATTGACGCCATCGAGCGCGCCGGGATCACCACCCTCACCATCACCATCAATGCTGTGGACCCGGCGATCGGCGAGCAGATCTACGAGTACGTGCGGTACAGGGGCAAAACCTACCGGGGCCGCGCCGCCTTTGACCTGCTGCACCACCAGCAGATGGAGGGGCTGCGCGAGGCGGCCTGGCGGGGCATGGTCGTGAAGGTCAATTCGGTGCTGATTCCGGGCGTCAACGACCAGCATATGCCCGCCATTGCCCGCGCGGTCAAGGATAACGGCGCCTACATTATGAACATCATCCCCATGCTGCCCCTGGCGAAGTTCGCCCATCTGCCCGAACCAACCCTTGACCAGGTCAACCAGGTCCGCAACGCCTGCGCGCCGATCATCGAACAGTTCCGCAACTGCACCCGCTGCCGGGCGGACGCCATCGGCGTCCCTGGCGAAGAAGGCTGCGGCACGGGCGATCGCGTCTGCATTCCCAGGTTCCTGGCTCGCAAAGGAGATGCCGTATGA
- the nifH gene encoding nitrogenase iron protein produces the protein MRQVAFYGKGGIGKSTTQQNIAAALASMGKKVMVVGCDPKADCTRLLLGGVRQPSVLDTLRDFGAERVSLERVMVPGYGMVKCVESGGPEPGVGCGGRGVITAIQTLETLGAYEDDLDYVFYDVLGDVVCGGFAMPIREGYAEEIYIVCSGEYMALFAANNICKGIKKFAERGYARLGGLICNSRLVENERALVEEFARRINSKMIHFVPRSKDVQRAEINKKTVIDYDPSLPQAEEYRELARKIDSNTDFTIPTPITQDELEDLMREYGIVD, from the coding sequence ATGCGTCAGGTAGCGTTTTACGGCAAAGGCGGGATCGGCAAGTCTACAACCCAGCAGAACATTGCAGCCGCCCTGGCCTCGATGGGCAAGAAGGTGATGGTCGTCGGATGCGACCCCAAAGCCGACTGTACGCGACTGCTGCTGGGCGGCGTTCGCCAACCTTCGGTGCTCGACACCCTGCGCGACTTTGGCGCTGAGCGGGTCAGCCTCGAGCGGGTGATGGTGCCCGGCTATGGGATGGTCAAGTGCGTCGAATCGGGCGGGCCGGAGCCGGGGGTTGGCTGCGGCGGTCGGGGGGTGATCACCGCAATCCAGACCCTGGAGACCCTGGGGGCCTACGAGGACGATCTCGACTACGTGTTCTATGATGTTCTGGGCGACGTGGTCTGCGGCGGTTTTGCCATGCCCATCCGTGAAGGCTACGCCGAGGAGATCTATATCGTCTGCTCTGGCGAATACATGGCCCTGTTCGCTGCCAATAACATCTGTAAAGGCATCAAAAAGTTCGCCGAGCGCGGCTATGCCCGGCTGGGCGGGCTGATCTGCAACTCGCGCCTGGTGGAAAACGAGCGCGCCCTGGTCGAAGAGTTCGCGCGACGGATCAACTCCAAGATGATCCACTTTGTGCCGCGCAGCAAAGATGTGCAGCGGGCCGAGATCAACAAGAAGACGGTCATAGATTACGACCCCAGCCTGCCCCAGGCCGAGGAGTACCGTGAGCTCGCTCGCAAGATCGACAGCAATACCGATTTCACCATCCCCACCCCGATCACCCAGGACGAACTCGAGGATCTGATGCGCGAGTATGGCATTGTGGATTGA
- a CDS encoding AIM24 family protein — MHYTIAGEIAQLARLEFAPGESVWLSKGALMAYSEGVQWRPRVPGGLGGAVQRTLAGESAALVYAEAQGAGQFALITSNAPGHIATWNLADGPVIATRGSFLAAWGEELDISVIIARRAGAAFFGGAGLLLQRVAGQGTVLLQGSGDFEQRDLRPDERLLVSTGNLAAFADSVDYDIQTVGDIGRVLFGGEGLFMTRLTGPGRVLLQSLKRGAMTSGSGSRD; from the coding sequence ATGCACTATACCATTGCCGGAGAAATCGCACAGCTTGCGCGGCTGGAGTTCGCGCCGGGGGAGAGCGTCTGGCTAAGCAAAGGTGCGCTAATGGCCTACTCTGAAGGCGTACAGTGGCGACCGCGAGTGCCTGGCGGCCTGGGTGGTGCGGTGCAGCGCACGCTGGCGGGCGAGAGCGCGGCGCTGGTCTACGCCGAGGCTCAGGGGGCGGGGCAATTCGCTCTTATCACCTCGAATGCTCCCGGGCATATCGCGACGTGGAACCTTGCTGACGGGCCGGTGATCGCCACCCGTGGCTCATTTCTTGCCGCCTGGGGTGAGGAGCTTGATATTTCCGTGATTATCGCCAGACGAGCAGGGGCGGCCTTCTTCGGAGGGGCGGGCCTCCTGCTCCAGCGTGTCGCCGGTCAGGGCACGGTGCTGCTCCAGGGAAGCGGTGATTTCGAGCAGCGTGACCTGAGGCCCGACGAACGGCTGCTGGTGAGCACCGGCAACCTCGCCGCCTTCGCCGATAGCGTTGACTATGACATTCAGACGGTCGGCGACATCGGGCGGGTGCTGTTTGGCGGCGAGGGCCTGTTCATGACCCGGCTGACCGGTCCTGGAAGGGTGCTGCTGCAAAGCCTCAAGCGTGGTGCGATGACATCGGGCAGCGGCAGCAGGGATTAG
- a CDS encoding nitrogenase component I subunit alpha, with protein sequence MNFKCNQTLPERAIHIALKGPDGGCQRGDGSSCFIANNVATTPGDMTERGCTYAGCRGVVGGPVKDAIQLTHGPIGCAFFSWGYRPHLADSDFHIKYTFVSDMNETNIVFGGEKKLLQCIIEASREFPDAKAVFVYNTCSTALIGDDGRDVAKQAEEIIGKPVVFFECEGFRGVSQSLGHHVGNETIFRQLVGSVEPEGDFSRAINIIGDYNIKNDLRTFEYLFEAIGVRILTRFTGNVSVDDLKIMHKAALNVVHCQRSATYIAEMMRDKYGTPYIDVTLWGIKNMSQALRDTAAFFGLEAQAEEVIERELARIQPKLDYYRQRLQGKTVFIYQGGPRVWHWIELLRELGMETMTAATTFGHDDDYHKIFRQLKEGALVVDNPNVPEIEEILRDRRPDLFISGNKEKYVAYKMGVPFVNGHTYDTGPYAGFVGMVNFARDIDKALHAPIWKTLRSRARPAPAAHHTSHGFEEVE encoded by the coding sequence ATGAATTTCAAGTGCAATCAGACCCTCCCCGAACGAGCGATCCACATCGCGCTCAAGGGACCGGACGGCGGTTGCCAGCGCGGCGACGGGTCGAGCTGTTTCATCGCCAACAACGTTGCCACCACTCCCGGCGACATGACCGAACGCGGCTGCACCTACGCCGGCTGCCGCGGCGTGGTCGGCGGCCCGGTCAAAGACGCCATCCAGCTCACCCATGGCCCCATCGGCTGCGCCTTCTTCTCCTGGGGCTACCGGCCGCACCTCGCCGACAGCGATTTCCACATCAAGTACACCTTCGTCTCCGATATGAACGAGACCAACATCGTCTTCGGGGGCGAGAAGAAGCTGTTACAGTGCATCATCGAGGCCAGCCGCGAGTTCCCCGACGCCAAGGCCGTCTTCGTCTACAACACCTGCTCGACGGCGTTGATCGGCGACGATGGCCGCGACGTGGCCAAACAGGCCGAAGAAATCATCGGCAAGCCGGTGGTCTTCTTTGAGTGCGAGGGCTTCCGCGGCGTCAGCCAGTCGCTGGGCCACCACGTCGGCAACGAGACGATCTTCCGCCAGCTCGTCGGCTCGGTGGAGCCGGAGGGCGACTTCAGCCGGGCGATCAACATCATCGGCGACTACAACATCAAGAACGACCTGCGCACCTTCGAGTACCTCTTCGAGGCCATTGGCGTCAGGATCCTCACCCGCTTCACCGGCAACGTCTCGGTAGACGACCTGAAGATCATGCACAAGGCCGCGCTCAACGTCGTCCACTGCCAGCGCTCGGCGACCTACATCGCCGAAATGATGCGCGACAAGTACGGCACGCCCTACATTGACGTCACCCTGTGGGGCATCAAGAACATGTCGCAGGCCCTGCGCGATACAGCGGCCTTCTTCGGCCTTGAAGCGCAGGCCGAGGAGGTGATCGAGCGCGAACTGGCGCGCATCCAACCCAAGCTGGACTACTACCGCCAGCGCCTGCAGGGCAAGACGGTCTTCATCTACCAGGGCGGGCCGCGGGTGTGGCACTGGATCGAACTGCTGCGCGAGCTGGGAATGGAAACGATGACCGCGGCGACCACCTTCGGCCACGATGACGACTACCACAAGATCTTCCGTCAGCTCAAGGAAGGCGCCCTGGTGGTGGACAACCCCAACGTGCCGGAGATCGAGGAGATCCTGCGCGACCGGCGCCCTGACCTGTTCATCTCGGGCAACAAAGAGAAGTACGTGGCCTACAAGATGGGCGTGCCGTTCGTCAACGGCCACACCTACGACACCGGGCCGTATGCCGGCTTCGTCGGCATGGTCAACTTCGCCCGCGATATTGACAAGGCCCTGCACGCCCCCATCTGGAAGACCCTGCGAAGCCGCGCCCGGCCCGCGCCGGCAGCGCACCACACGAGCCACGGGTTCGAGGAGGTTGAATAG